cagagtgtccccaggtggaggagggtcctcagacacactgacacacctccacaccttctggtcctccttcacccaggaggacctcctcccgggggtctgGGTAGTGGGGcgggggtcctcagcctctctgtgtcggttgtagaaaaaaaaaaaggacctcctccctcagctgAGCGCCTGCGTGcccgtaaatacacacacacacacacacacacacacacacacacacacacacacacacacacacacacacacacacacacacacacacacacacacacacacacacacacacgcacacacacacacacacacacacacacagagggctgatgactcagtgtctctgtggcaATTAcagtctcttctctctctctctctctctctctctctctctctctctctctctctctctctctctctctctctctctctctccctctccctctctcttatagcatgataaaccatgaacaGACTTTTCAGATCGCCCatgttagataagcacatttattatttgaaatgtacataaaatacctattgatggtcaacctttatatattttcagacttcaccagtttaagtcttaagggcacttatatcatcatttttgtcataatcctgatttgcgacctgatttaaagcagatgttattttttattcataataaccaagatttctatgggataatgttgcatgttgtaaattacttaagactgaatcttgattttttatgttctgttgggaaccaagcggtcgcagaacatgttcagttatttaagatacgtgctcacctgttgatgatttgtaaagtctgctgcctctattgttttagtcctcgtgttaattgtgtacatgtaagggactatttttctgtcttatttgttaatgaagcataattgcaataaacaactcattggatccaactgaatgttctcgtgtgtttagCCGATGATTTTTCGTTTTATTAgttaataatgcttccataagtgccttaagaaaAATTATAAATAGAACAACAAATTTTTTTCCGAGATTAttcttggacctcctccctgggttttggttggggaggggggggagtgccTCAGTGTccctgtgtcggttgtagaaagaaaccacagacagacggccggactctctctctctctctctctctctgagtgctGAGAGTGCGTGTGAATGAGCTGCGGAgcgattgtgttttttttaactttcatcTCTGTTTTTATTGGTAAACGGCGTTTAGTTTTATATAGTTTAAGTCACTGTGAATTCCTTTTTTATTCAATTTGGTGGTTAGTTGGGgtggtgtttgggtgtttgCTGTCTCCGGCGTCTTGCCGGTCGGCGTGTGTGCACAGCCACTATGGTAAATGGAGACGACCTCTCCACTTTAACCAGGAAGCACGGCATTAAAATGGGTCAGGGCTTCCAGTGTAGCGTGGAGGACGTTTGTTTGGCTGTGGGAGAAAGGTTCAGATATGACCGAATTAAGTCGGCCGCTCGGATGAACGGCGCCGTGGTAATCTTCCtggaccagctggagaaagtGAACCGAGGCGTCGAGACAGGCATCACCGTCAATGACATGTTTGTTCAGGTGCTGCCGCTGGCACAACCTGCTACTAGGGTAGTCCTGTCAAACGTCCCCCCTTTCATTACGGATGAGTTTCTCAGCAGAGAATTGTCTAGACACGGGAAGATTGCTTCCCCGGTTAAAAAAAGCATGTCTTGCAAATCGAATTTGCTGAAACACGTGGTGTCTCACCGTAGACAGCTGTATATGATACTGAACAATCGGAACGAGGAACTGAACCTCCGTTTCATTGTAAAGGTAGATGATTAGGAATACGTGATTTTTGCGACCTCGGCGGGAATGAAATGTTTTGGTTGTGGAGAGGAGGGGCACACGGTGAAAGCCTGCCCGAGACAAGGTGATCCGAATCCGGCTGGTCCAGGGGGGGGCGTTGGTGCCGGGGCGAGCccacccgccccctctcccGGTGCACTTGGGCGGCGGGGGTCCGCTGCCTGGCAATCGGCTCTCCCGGCCGGGGAACCCCCCACTGCGGTACCTATTGTCGTCTCCGAGCGGCCGGCGGCCGCTCCGCGTGCTGCGCCGCGTGGTGCTGCTGCGGTAGAGGACGCTACGCACCGGGTGAGTAGTGTAAAtgcagagggtgtgtgtgtgaatgatgtGAGTGAGAGTGGGAATGAGGTTTTGGGTGGAACAGAGGAAAGTGTAGTGgtgggaggaaaggagaaggaAGCTAGTGTAAATGCAGGTGGAGAACAGGTAGGCCTAGTTGGGATCAGAGAAGGGGGACAGGCAGTGGATATAGGCAAAGTGCAGACGGAGGAGGTCATTGATGAAGTAGAGgtggatgggagggaggaggaggaggcaacagAGGTGGTAaagacagtaggcctacttagtgCTAAACGTAGGAGGAAAGTAAAAAACGCATCAAGTGAGGCAAAAAACAGTAAAATCTGTgcagaagacagacaggcagataagGGAGCCAGTACAGATGAGAGTGGCAGTGATGAATATGTATCTGATGGCAGTGAAGTTCTTGGCCTCACCAGCAGCCAACAAAGAACCCAATATACTGCTGATAGAATAAGCGTTTTTTTAAAGCAGACCAAAAACCAGCATAAAGTGAAAATGAAGGATTTCTTCCCTaatttgcttttgttttgctCCTCTGCCCGGCTCCACATTAGCCAGAAAGAGGTGTCTGGCCTC
The Gadus morhua chromosome 7, gadMor3.0, whole genome shotgun sequence DNA segment above includes these coding regions:
- the LOC115547422 gene encoding fatty-acid amide hydrolase 2-A-like isoform X2; the protein is MKCFGCGEEGHTVKACPRQGDPNPAGPGGGVGAGASPPAPSPGALGRRGSAAWQSALPAGEPPTAVPIVVSERPAAAPRAAPRGAAAVEDATHRMDPPPVALLKRAGAVPLGSPNTSELCMWSESHHHLDGIPRDPHHLERVPGGSSGHR
- the LOC115547422 gene encoding fatty-acid amide hydrolase 2-A-like isoform X1, with amino-acid sequence MKCFGCGEEGHTVKACPRQGDPNPAGPGGGVGAGASPPAPSPGALGRRGSAAWQSALPAGEPPTAVPIVVSERPAAAPRAAPRGAAAVEDATHRMDPPPVALLKRAGAVPLGSPNTSELCMWSESHHHLDGIPRDPHHLERVPGGSSDQINSLSGTQVRTPTRPKGTWSFLWDSNPDSRATFIGHR